The following coding sequences lie in one Treponema socranskii subsp. buccale genomic window:
- a CDS encoding peptide ABC transporter substrate-binding protein: protein MKMRVEFNNPNIEFRKYYRNKIYFIKKCLTALFAAALCTASLFPQTHDDALPDTDIPGIDGSDDFFETETIDPALQHNFTIIVPVHEYDLNPHTASYSSESQILSSLYEGLFSYDPATLEPKNALAVRYRISRNKKRWTFTLRKNAKFGDGSPITARDVCDAWLDLLAEPRAPYSSMLDIIEGAAAYRNGKGKRSAVGIRALSDTTLVVELVSPAGYLPRVLCHSAFSVYKKDTGISSGAFSMQRNSNGEMILIKNNNYWDAEHTHIERIAIVQSDDADENAFLFNTGSADWIAGNVTVQKLLDKDCAQINAEFATEYLFFKSRKKSVWNNPDLRAALLEAVPWDELRSQAFVKAPTLVYPINGYPQVEGFTYTDPDEAASLMSDAKKKAGIPQNRRLPLVIGIPDTDYMKKQAAILADAWKALGVDVSIQTSPIKNYLESIPSWNADLFSYTWIGDFADPLAFLELFRSASTLNVAQWKNAEYDKLLGEAALYTGEERTKLLARAEQLLLDSGEVIPVSHPVSLNVIDLETTGGWSSNAFDIHPFKYLYKKRKTSPLPNIVSR, encoded by the coding sequence ATGAAGATGCGCGTTGAGTTCAATAATCCGAATATCGAGTTTCGAAAGTATTATCGAAATAAAATCTATTTTATAAAAAAATGCCTCACCGCGCTTTTTGCAGCGGCGCTCTGTACGGCCTCTCTCTTCCCGCAAACGCACGACGATGCCCTCCCCGATACGGACATTCCCGGAATCGACGGTTCCGACGACTTTTTCGAAACGGAGACGATCGATCCCGCACTGCAGCACAATTTTACGATCATCGTTCCGGTGCACGAATACGATTTGAACCCGCACACGGCCTCCTACAGTTCCGAATCGCAAATCCTCTCATCGCTCTACGAAGGGCTTTTTTCCTACGACCCCGCAACGCTCGAACCGAAAAACGCACTCGCCGTCCGATACCGCATTTCGCGCAATAAAAAGCGCTGGACTTTTACGCTCCGTAAAAACGCGAAGTTCGGCGACGGCTCGCCGATCACGGCCCGGGACGTGTGCGACGCATGGCTCGATTTGCTTGCGGAACCGCGCGCGCCCTATTCGTCCATGCTCGACATCATAGAAGGAGCGGCCGCATATCGAAACGGCAAGGGAAAGCGGAGCGCGGTCGGCATACGCGCACTTTCCGACACGACGCTCGTCGTCGAGCTCGTCTCTCCTGCAGGATATCTGCCGCGCGTACTGTGCCACAGTGCGTTCTCCGTATATAAAAAAGATACAGGCATTTCAAGCGGCGCATTTTCCATGCAGCGGAACTCGAACGGAGAGATGATTTTAATAAAAAATAATAATTATTGGGACGCCGAACACACGCACATCGAGCGGATCGCAATCGTGCAAAGCGACGACGCCGATGAAAACGCATTTTTATTCAACACGGGAAGCGCCGACTGGATAGCGGGAAACGTCACCGTTCAAAAACTGCTCGACAAAGACTGCGCGCAGATCAACGCGGAATTCGCAACGGAATATTTATTTTTCAAAAGTCGGAAAAAAAGCGTATGGAACAATCCCGATCTGAGAGCCGCCCTCCTCGAAGCCGTACCGTGGGATGAACTCCGTTCGCAAGCGTTCGTCAAAGCGCCGACCCTCGTCTATCCGATAAACGGTTACCCGCAGGTCGAAGGCTTTACCTATACCGACCCCGACGAAGCTGCATCCCTTATGTCCGACGCGAAAAAAAAGGCGGGCATTCCGCAAAACAGGAGACTCCCGCTCGTGATCGGAATTCCGGATACCGATTATATGAAAAAGCAGGCGGCGATTTTGGCAGACGCATGGAAGGCGCTCGGTGTCGACGTGTCGATACAAACTTCACCGATAAAGAACTACCTCGAAAGCATTCCGTCGTGGAACGCAGATCTTTTTTCGTATACGTGGATCGGCGATTTTGCCGACCCGCTCGCATTCCTCGAACTCTTCCGATCGGCATCGACGCTCAACGTCGCGCAGTGGAAAAACGCCGAATACGATAAACTGCTCGGAGAAGCCGCGCTCTACACGGGCGAAGAACGGACAAAGCTGCTCGCACGGGCGGAACAGCTTTTGCTCGATTCGGGCGAAGTGATCCCCGTTTCGCATCCGGTGAGCCTCAACGTCATCGATTTGGAAACGACGGGCGGCTGGTCGTCGAATGCGTTCGACATTCACCCGTTCAAATATCTGTATAAAAAGCGAAAGACAAGCCCGCTCCCGAACATCGTTTCGCGGTAA
- a CDS encoding DUF4368 domain-containing protein gives MSRKKVDIDKFLKMIEKYTDIKKLTVPMINEYIEKVVGPISSFLKLAGLSKKQVTFKTVPFPSVSFTN, from the coding sequence ATCAGCAGAAAAAAAGTTGACATCGATAAATTTCTAAAAATGATAGAAAAATATACCGATATTAAAAAACTTACAGTACCAATGATAAATGAATATATAGAAAAAGTAGTAGGTCCAATTTCGAGTTTTCTAAAACTCGCAGGACTGTCGAAAAAACAAGTAACTTTTAAGACAGTCCCTTTTCCATCCGTTTCGTTCACCAACTGA
- a CDS encoding acyl-CoA thioester hydrolase/BAAT C-terminal domain-containing protein, with the protein MKKEIKTIEKDGYNGVYWPNPNGSKYCMIAMLGDDTKDMMAKGGVKWLQKKGLNVLTMSPAPKDYGHHNYPLERFEKALAFLKTMGNEKIGIMGASTTGMLALVAASYFSEITLTIAISPSDFVMEGFYQDGKDGAHERPGDGESSVSYHGKPLPYLPYAYRHPEYWQKISEESKRRGAMVASRDLFDESEKRHPVQEAEKIKVENIKGRILLIGAEDDVLWDTCKYIRRMENRLKERDADNSVVLMTYEHGTHFIFPQTMLTGILPVGSGLFISMAFKEAKQYPKECKQTRIDVDERLSEELKQWINSAS; encoded by the coding sequence ATGAAGAAAGAAATCAAAACAATAGAGAAAGATGGATATAACGGCGTATACTGGCCGAATCCGAACGGCAGTAAATATTGCATGATTGCCATGCTTGGTGATGATACAAAAGACATGATGGCAAAGGGTGGCGTCAAATGGCTTCAAAAGAAAGGTCTGAACGTCCTCACAATGTCACCGGCCCCAAAAGATTACGGTCACCATAACTATCCACTCGAACGTTTTGAGAAGGCACTTGCATTTCTGAAGACGATGGGCAATGAAAAAATCGGTATTATGGGTGCCTCGACAACTGGTATGCTTGCGCTTGTCGCAGCGTCATACTTTTCGGAAATAACGCTTACGATAGCCATTTCTCCTTCTGATTTTGTGATGGAAGGTTTTTATCAGGATGGGAAAGACGGGGCTCACGAACGTCCGGGAGACGGAGAGTCATCTGTTTCGTATCACGGTAAGCCGCTTCCTTATCTGCCCTATGCGTATCGCCATCCGGAATACTGGCAGAAAATATCTGAGGAATCCAAACGGCGCGGCGCGATGGTTGCCAGTCGCGATTTGTTCGATGAATCGGAGAAAAGGCATCCCGTGCAGGAAGCCGAGAAAATAAAGGTGGAGAATATAAAGGGCCGCATTCTGCTGATTGGTGCGGAGGATGATGTACTTTGGGATACCTGCAAATACATTCGTAGAATGGAAAACAGGCTGAAAGAAAGGGACGCGGATAACAGTGTAGTTCTCATGACCTATGAACATGGAACGCATTTTATATTTCCGCAGACCATGTTAACAGGCATTCTTCCCGTGGGTTCCGGGCTGTTTATCAGCATGGCTTTTAAGGAGGCAAAGCAGTATCCGAAAGAGTGTAAGCAGACGAGGATTGATGTTGATGAGCGCTTATCGGAGGAACTAAAGCAGTGGATAAATTCAGCTTCATAA
- a CDS encoding TfoX/Sxy family protein, with amino-acid sequence MNEFNEYVREVFSAAGDIVIKSMMGGYLVYLNGKLIGDIGDNELFLKRTPTSDRLLADSELRYPYEGSKTLMHVFDRFEDTALVLELLDGMYTELPEKKPAKAR; translated from the coding sequence GTGAATGAATTTAACGAATATGTTCGTGAGGTTTTTTCCGCAGCAGGTGATATTGTCATAAAATCCATGATGGGCGGATATCTTGTATACCTCAATGGCAAGCTGATAGGTGACATTGGCGATAATGAACTGTTTTTGAAGAGAACGCCGACATCGGACAGGCTGCTTGCGGATTCCGAATTGCGTTATCCGTATGAAGGCTCAAAGACACTGATGCATGTATTTGATAGATTTGAAGATACGGCGCTTGTTCTGGAACTTCTGGATGGTATGTATACGGAGCTTCCGGAAAAGAAACCCGCAAAAGCCAGATGA
- a CDS encoding helix-turn-helix domain-containing protein: MLKDNIVQLRKLRNFTQEALAEKVGVTRQALAKWEAGDTLPDLEKSKLLAEALDVSLDDLANHEAKSNFGLAVPPKGKHLFGTVTVGDKGQIVIPAKARKVFGIKAGDALVVLGDEDKGLALLKADDFLAMAEMIREGRKIDT, encoded by the coding sequence ATGCTTAAAGATAATATCGTTCAGCTGCGTAAACTGCGGAACTTTACGCAGGAAGCCCTCGCCGAAAAGGTCGGCGTAACGCGCCAAGCGCTCGCAAAATGGGAAGCAGGCGATACGCTTCCCGATTTGGAAAAAAGCAAACTGCTTGCCGAAGCGCTGGACGTATCGCTCGACGATCTTGCAAACCATGAAGCGAAATCGAATTTCGGGCTTGCCGTTCCGCCGAAAGGAAAGCATCTTTTCGGAACCGTTACCGTCGGCGATAAGGGGCAGATCGTGATTCCTGCAAAAGCGCGCAAAGTGTTCGGCATAAAAGCGGGCGACGCCCTGGTGGTTTTGGGCGATGAAGACAAGGGCCTCGCTCTTTTAAAAGCCGACGATTTTTTGGCGATGGCGGAAATGATCCGCGAGGGAAGAAAAATCGATACGTGA
- a CDS encoding acyltransferase family protein yields the protein MRRHYLDNIRWLTVALVVLYHVIFIYNAVMPPYTLIGAFSATQVQDALLYILYPWFMILLFIVAGISSRCYLETHSICDFVRTRTRKLLVPSTIGLLLFGWIQGLLNMSLAGGFDGIPDTMPRVAVFAIMVASGTGVLWFIQMLWLFSMLLALLRKFEKGGLYELCGKANVFVLLLLGVPLYFSGLILNTPVVTVYRFGIYAFAFFMGYFVFSHENLIDRLGKIDIALGIAALLSGALYLYLHFGDKYAVMPTVNSVSAVAYAWLASLALLALMKRRYDRESAFTRFMTKRSFGLYVFHYFPLTLAAWLLARYAKIPAVSTYAIATFASFFGAFVLYEATVRIPFVRWCLLGIKKRKYA from the coding sequence ATGAGAAGGCATTATTTGGACAATATCCGATGGCTGACGGTCGCTTTGGTCGTTCTGTATCACGTGATTTTTATTTACAACGCGGTTATGCCGCCGTATACCCTTATCGGCGCATTTTCCGCAACGCAGGTGCAGGACGCTTTGCTGTATATTTTGTATCCGTGGTTTATGATTTTGCTTTTTATCGTTGCCGGAATAAGTTCGCGCTGCTACCTTGAAACGCATTCGATCTGCGATTTTGTGCGCACGAGGACGAGGAAGCTGCTTGTGCCGTCGACGATAGGCTTGCTCCTTTTCGGCTGGATTCAGGGCCTGCTGAATATGAGCCTTGCCGGCGGATTTGACGGAATTCCCGATACGATGCCGCGCGTCGCCGTATTTGCGATCATGGTCGCATCGGGAACGGGCGTTTTGTGGTTTATACAAATGCTGTGGCTTTTTTCGATGCTGCTTGCGCTTCTAAGAAAATTCGAAAAAGGCGGCCTGTACGAATTGTGCGGTAAAGCGAATGTTTTCGTGCTCCTTCTTTTGGGTGTTCCTCTTTATTTTTCGGGGCTTATTTTAAACACGCCTGTCGTTACGGTGTACCGCTTCGGCATTTACGCTTTTGCCTTTTTCATGGGCTATTTTGTATTTTCGCATGAAAATCTTATCGATCGGCTCGGTAAAATCGACATCGCACTCGGTATTGCGGCGCTGTTGTCGGGAGCGCTGTATCTGTATCTGCATTTCGGTGATAAGTATGCCGTTATGCCGACCGTCAATTCCGTTTCGGCGGTCGCTTACGCGTGGCTTGCTTCGCTTGCGCTTTTAGCTCTGATGAAGCGCCGTTATGACCGCGAGTCCGCCTTTACGCGCTTTATGACAAAACGGAGCTTCGGCTTATATGTGTTTCATTATTTTCCGTTGACGCTTGCGGCGTGGCTCCTTGCGCGGTACGCAAAGATTCCCGCAGTGTCGACATACGCGATTGCGACTTTTGCTTCTTTTTTCGGCGCCTTTGTACTGTACGAAGCGACGGTGCGTATTCCCTTTGTCAGGTGGTGCCTGCTCGGCATAAAAAAGAGGAAATATGCTTAA
- a CDS encoding DUF5312 family protein, which yields MAKAKSSGGNFIQKILASILGSDDPEYEKKRRLKAIAKRLSKSHYHFYKPNSGEMLPPFPKLLYEIYKAVSPAQVFFQNIKNPNAMKTAVIEHFLSDTQRKIEEELTQEAIAEKSKTMPLPQFTAYVQQRLEAFIDGFTDERTAIIERRYKELMYFKDFCSYDYYFTLKKFNASLIERDFSVPPQFEKIDGKYIADDIKDFTTLMWNITGNIDWAPMIKMLKDIRGVEPVPIGVWKKIAAKMQHIQATGVFDMIVRLITQDPDYTPLLNDVSANIVEPFINKFKLETTAALKKLESAATNSKVNELLVKLFNTASVSYLKNYIAENSSTLEKKKLAGYLYCDALNYVKGFLTEFVKKDIREYCDLVLVRGAWVSTPVSMPMSNAYNDLLSASEAISAFDDDLADDGKVGMKIKTLLPRTQHASDAAAIINRLVGESNAQAKAYIVKATRNLVTIGKMIRWLIEDEKKKSPEVITNWKEIERVSDKPPYEIGAAVYQKIYVFALLMQTCMGGAAQ from the coding sequence ATGGCAAAAGCAAAATCATCCGGCGGAAATTTCATTCAAAAAATACTCGCATCCATTTTAGGTTCCGACGATCCCGAATACGAAAAAAAACGACGGCTCAAAGCGATAGCAAAACGCCTTTCGAAATCGCACTATCATTTTTACAAACCGAACAGCGGCGAAATGCTTCCGCCGTTTCCGAAGCTCCTCTACGAAATCTACAAAGCCGTATCGCCCGCACAGGTTTTCTTTCAAAACATAAAAAACCCGAACGCCATGAAAACGGCGGTTATCGAACACTTTCTTTCCGACACTCAGCGCAAAATCGAAGAAGAGCTGACACAGGAAGCCATCGCCGAAAAAAGCAAAACGATGCCGCTTCCTCAATTTACGGCATACGTGCAGCAGCGGCTCGAAGCGTTTATCGACGGATTTACCGACGAACGCACCGCGATAATCGAACGGCGTTATAAAGAGCTCATGTACTTTAAAGATTTTTGTTCTTACGATTATTATTTTACGCTGAAAAAATTCAACGCGTCTCTTATCGAGCGCGATTTTTCCGTACCGCCGCAGTTTGAAAAAATCGACGGCAAATACATCGCCGACGATATCAAAGATTTTACGACGCTTATGTGGAACATAACGGGAAACATCGATTGGGCGCCCATGATAAAAATGCTCAAAGACATACGCGGAGTCGAACCCGTTCCAATCGGCGTATGGAAAAAAATCGCCGCGAAAATGCAGCACATACAGGCGACGGGTGTATTCGATATGATCGTCCGGCTCATCACGCAGGATCCCGACTACACTCCTCTTTTAAACGATGTTTCGGCGAATATCGTCGAACCCTTTATCAACAAATTCAAACTCGAAACGACGGCTGCCTTAAAAAAACTCGAATCGGCTGCGACAAACAGCAAAGTAAACGAGCTGCTCGTAAAGCTTTTCAATACGGCATCCGTTTCATATTTGAAAAATTATATCGCTGAAAACAGTTCCACGCTTGAAAAGAAAAAACTTGCCGGCTATCTCTATTGCGATGCGCTCAATTACGTCAAAGGCTTTCTCACCGAATTTGTTAAAAAAGACATACGCGAATACTGCGACCTCGTCCTCGTGCGCGGCGCGTGGGTATCAACTCCCGTGTCGATGCCCATGTCGAACGCATACAACGATCTGCTTTCCGCATCCGAAGCGATCTCCGCTTTCGACGACGACCTCGCCGACGACGGAAAGGTCGGCATGAAAATCAAAACGCTGCTTCCGCGCACGCAGCACGCGTCCGATGCGGCGGCGATCATCAACCGGCTCGTCGGCGAATCGAACGCACAGGCAAAAGCGTACATCGTAAAGGCGACGCGCAATCTCGTCACTATCGGTAAGATGATAAGATGGCTCATCGAAGACGAAAAGAAAAAATCGCCGGAAGTGATCACGAACTGGAAAGAAATCGAACGCGTTTCCGACAAGCCGCCCTATGAGATCGGAGCCGCCGTCTATCAAAAAATCTACGTGTTTGCACTGCTCATGCAAACCTGCATGGGCGGAGCGGCGCAGTAA
- a CDS encoding methionine ABC transporter permease: MNIDKIIILVRDATAQTAVMVVFSTLFSLLLGFPLGILLCTSDPQSGIRPRPALYQILTRVVNALRSFPFIILMIVLFPLSRVLVGTSIGTKATIVPLSIAAAPFVARIIESALKEVDRGVVQAARAMGSTTMQIIFKVLIPEALPSLIDGVTLTVINVIGYSAMAGAIGGGGLGDLAIRYGYQRFRSEIMAIAVIVILLMVELIQMLGTALSHKVAAKR; this comes from the coding sequence ATGAATATCGATAAAATAATAATTCTCGTACGCGATGCTACGGCGCAGACTGCCGTCATGGTCGTTTTTTCGACGCTGTTCAGCCTTTTGCTCGGTTTTCCGCTCGGCATCCTTTTGTGTACGAGCGATCCGCAGTCGGGAATCCGTCCGCGTCCGGCGCTGTATCAGATTTTAACGAGGGTCGTCAATGCGCTCCGCTCGTTTCCGTTTATCATTTTGATGATCGTACTCTTTCCGCTCTCCCGCGTTCTCGTCGGAACGAGCATAGGAACAAAGGCGACGATAGTTCCGCTTTCGATTGCGGCCGCTCCCTTCGTTGCGCGCATTATCGAATCGGCGCTCAAAGAAGTGGATCGAGGCGTCGTACAGGCCGCCCGCGCGATGGGCTCGACGACGATGCAGATCATTTTTAAAGTGCTCATCCCCGAAGCGCTGCCTTCTCTTATCGACGGTGTGACGCTGACGGTCATCAACGTGATCGGTTATTCGGCGATGGCGGGCGCTATCGGCGGCGGCGGGCTCGGAGATTTGGCGATCCGCTACGGCTACCAGCGCTTTCGCTCCGAAATCATGGCGATCGCCGTCATCGTGATTTTGCTGATGGTCGAATTGATTCAAATGCTCGGCACGGCGCTTTCGCATAAAGTGGCTGCGAAGCGGTAA
- a CDS encoding methionine ABC transporter ATP-binding protein, whose translation MEIRLKNLVKTYEGGAHGSEINAVRDISLSIPSNTIFGIIGKSGAGKSTLVRLISLLEKPDSGEVFYDGNRVDDLSPSDLIARRRRIGMIFQNFNLFSSRTAGQNVAYPLEICGTPKAEIASRVTEMLSIVDLADRRNAPISTLSGGQKQRIAIARALAAKPDILFCDEATSALDPQTTESILNLIRKIQNQMNFTVVMITHQMEVVRDACSYVAVVDKGSVVEEGTVNDIFLHPKSDVTKDFLLNLTPTKEAGADGGIVRWSECGGKYVLRFTDTLTDEPVLSRMAQKFNVEFNIRAGGIQKLSESRVGTLITDIAGDADEVAKAIAYLKSEGVSVEGE comes from the coding sequence ATGGAAATCCGCTTAAAAAATCTTGTTAAAACCTATGAAGGCGGTGCGCACGGTTCCGAAATAAATGCGGTGCGCGATATAAGCCTTTCGATTCCGTCGAATACGATTTTCGGCATTATCGGAAAAAGCGGTGCGGGAAAATCGACGCTCGTGCGTTTGATAAGCCTGCTCGAAAAACCGGATTCGGGTGAAGTGTTTTACGACGGAAATCGCGTCGACGATCTTTCGCCTTCGGATCTCATTGCCCGGCGCCGGCGGATCGGCATGATATTTCAAAATTTCAATTTATTCAGTTCGCGCACTGCGGGGCAAAACGTCGCGTACCCGCTTGAAATATGCGGTACGCCGAAAGCGGAAATCGCTTCTCGGGTGACGGAAATGCTTTCCATCGTCGATTTGGCCGACCGCCGAAACGCTCCGATCAGCACGCTTTCCGGCGGACAAAAGCAGCGCATTGCGATTGCGCGTGCGCTTGCGGCAAAACCGGATATCCTTTTTTGCGATGAAGCGACGAGCGCGCTCGATCCGCAGACGACGGAATCGATTTTAAATTTAATAAGAAAAATACAAAACCAAATGAATTTCACCGTCGTGATGATTACGCATCAGATGGAAGTCGTGCGCGATGCGTGCAGTTATGTTGCGGTCGTCGATAAGGGGAGCGTCGTCGAAGAGGGCACGGTAAACGATATCTTTTTGCATCCGAAAAGCGATGTGACGAAGGATTTTTTGCTGAACTTGACGCCGACGAAAGAAGCGGGTGCCGACGGCGGCATCGTACGCTGGTCGGAGTGCGGCGGCAAATACGTTTTGCGCTTTACCGACACGCTCACCGACGAGCCCGTGCTGAGCCGCATGGCGCAAAAATTCAACGTCGAATTCAACATACGCGCGGGCGGTATACAAAAACTTTCGGAAAGCCGCGTCGGCACGCTTATAACCGATATCGCAGGCGATGCCGATGAAGTTGCAAAAGCGATCGCGTATTTGAAAAGCGAAGGCGTTTCGGTCGAAGGAGAATGA
- a CDS encoding acyl-CoA thioesterase: protein MKYTAPLVVRTYECDAYGHVNNAVYLNFLEYGRMEYLHQIDFDYKNLVADGYYLYITHIDIYYKASAFLDDELFVDVEPVKLGVIQGTFHQVVRKKDGTVCVEADVTWASVKDGKPAKIPEKYMVDGLYPDGDARKQKAAH from the coding sequence ATGAAATATACGGCACCTCTTGTCGTACGCACTTATGAATGCGATGCGTACGGCCACGTAAACAATGCGGTTTATTTGAACTTCCTCGAATACGGAAGAATGGAATACCTGCATCAAATCGATTTCGATTATAAAAATCTCGTCGCGGACGGCTATTATCTGTATATCACACATATCGATATCTATTATAAAGCGTCGGCTTTTCTCGACGACGAGTTGTTCGTCGATGTCGAACCGGTAAAGCTCGGCGTCATTCAGGGAACCTTTCATCAGGTCGTGCGCAAAAAAGACGGAACCGTCTGCGTCGAAGCCGATGTCACGTGGGCGAGCGTCAAAGACGGCAAGCCTGCGAAGATCCCCGAAAAATATATGGTCGACGGCTTGTATCCGGACGGAGACGCGCGAAAACAAAAGGCGGCGCATTGA